In Streptomyces chartreusis, the following proteins share a genomic window:
- a CDS encoding SpoIIE family protein phosphatase, with protein MGAIPVQRETITRACDAPAPGNECAQTRTVLPGSPLSPGSARTLVRAALDDWASSGLPGTEHLSERLLDDAVVAVSELVTNAVVHAGTEVELSCRLEEDGALLVEVLDHHPSRAPRDGELEAPYETPEYGRGLRLVSRLAESWGVTYRTGAKTVWARLPAEDPVPLKDDIEAYAEERALERGLRVAEILAPEPPPLSNPLERGYPHRAERERDWLNRGALSFLAEASDLLAGQLDENLVAALAGQLIVPRLADWCAVWLEDEVAGRWGYARSGDGDSGGGWAVDGIAGTGPRLARVWHGSENLIEELRRALEKEPPLPPDNHRTGPVAYPWPGDALGRRQEHGTALAYRLIAGGHPLGTLVIGRADLLRFPDEVTGLVEDLSRRVALAIGAARQYARQATISRVLQRGLLPGAVAEIPGVASALVYEPCDKGGPSGDFYDLFPARDGRWCFAIGDVQGKGPEAAVVIGIARPWLRLLAREGYRVSDVLDRLNQLLLDDATEAADAAARALVGPAAPGDGPQTRFLSLLYGELTPFEGGIRCTLASAGHPLPLLLGADGEVHTAAQPQTLLGVVEDATYTSETFELRSGDTLLCVTDGVTERRSGTRQFDDGDGLATALAGCTGLNAQLIAERIRRLVHEFGGRPPEDDLALLVLQAE; from the coding sequence ATGGGGGCCATTCCGGTGCAACGGGAGACCATCACCCGTGCCTGCGATGCGCCTGCGCCCGGAAACGAGTGCGCGCAGACCCGCACCGTCCTCCCCGGCAGCCCCCTCTCCCCGGGCTCCGCCCGCACCCTCGTGCGCGCCGCCCTCGACGACTGGGCCTCCTCCGGACTCCCCGGCACCGAGCACCTGAGCGAGCGGCTCCTCGACGACGCCGTCGTGGCCGTCAGCGAACTCGTCACCAACGCCGTCGTGCACGCCGGCACCGAGGTCGAGCTCAGCTGCCGACTGGAGGAGGACGGCGCCCTCCTCGTCGAGGTCCTGGACCACCACCCCTCACGCGCCCCGCGCGACGGGGAGCTGGAGGCGCCGTACGAGACGCCGGAGTACGGGCGCGGGCTGCGGCTGGTGTCCCGGCTCGCGGAGTCCTGGGGCGTCACCTACCGCACCGGCGCCAAGACCGTGTGGGCGCGGCTGCCCGCCGAGGACCCGGTGCCGCTCAAGGACGACATCGAGGCGTACGCCGAGGAACGCGCGCTGGAGCGCGGGCTGCGGGTCGCCGAGATCCTCGCCCCGGAGCCTCCCCCGCTCTCGAATCCGCTCGAGCGGGGGTACCCCCATCGGGCCGAGCGCGAGCGGGACTGGCTCAACCGGGGCGCCCTGTCCTTCCTCGCCGAGGCCTCCGACCTGCTCGCCGGGCAGCTCGACGAGAACCTCGTCGCCGCGCTCGCCGGCCAGCTGATCGTGCCGAGGCTCGCGGACTGGTGCGCGGTCTGGCTGGAGGACGAGGTCGCCGGGCGCTGGGGTTACGCCCGCTCCGGCGACGGGGACAGCGGCGGGGGCTGGGCCGTGGACGGCATCGCCGGGACCGGGCCCCGGCTCGCCCGGGTCTGGCACGGCTCCGAGAACCTCATCGAGGAACTGCGCCGGGCCCTGGAGAAGGAGCCGCCGCTGCCGCCCGACAACCACCGCACCGGGCCCGTCGCCTATCCCTGGCCCGGTGACGCGCTCGGCCGGCGCCAGGAGCACGGCACCGCGCTCGCGTACCGCCTCATCGCCGGCGGCCACCCGCTGGGCACGCTGGTCATCGGGCGGGCCGACCTCCTGCGCTTCCCCGACGAGGTCACCGGACTGGTCGAGGACCTCAGCCGCCGGGTCGCCCTCGCCATCGGCGCGGCCCGCCAGTACGCCCGGCAGGCCACCATCAGCCGGGTCCTGCAGCGCGGACTGCTGCCCGGCGCCGTCGCGGAGATCCCCGGCGTGGCCAGCGCGCTGGTGTACGAGCCGTGCGACAAGGGCGGTCCCAGCGGCGACTTCTACGACCTCTTCCCGGCCCGCGACGGCCGCTGGTGCTTCGCCATCGGCGACGTCCAGGGCAAGGGCCCCGAGGCGGCCGTGGTGATCGGCATCGCACGGCCCTGGCTGCGGCTCCTCGCCCGCGAGGGCTACCGCGTCTCCGACGTCCTGGACCGCCTCAACCAGCTCCTCCTCGACGACGCCACGGAGGCCGCGGACGCCGCCGCCCGCGCCCTCGTCGGCCCGGCGGCGCCCGGCGACGGCCCGCAGACCCGGTTCCTGTCCCTGCTCTACGGCGAGCTCACGCCCTTCGAGGGCGGCATCCGCTGCACCCTCGCCTCCGCCGGCCATCCGCTGCCACTGCTCCTCGGCGCGGACGGCGAGGTCCACACCGCCGCCCAGCCGCAGACCCTCCTCGGGGTCGTCGAGGACGCGACGTACACCAGCGAGACCTTCGAGCTGCGCTCCGGCGACACCCTGCTGTGCGTGACCGACGGCGTCACCGAGCGGCGCAGCGGTACCCGCCAGTTCGACGACGGCGACGGCCTCGCGACCGCGCTCGCGGGGTGCACGGGCCTGAACGCCCAGCTGATCGCGGAACGGATCCGCCGCCTCGTGCACGAGTTCGGCGGCCGCCCGCCCGAGGACGACCTGGCGCTGCTGGTGCTCCAGGCCGAGTGA